From a single Luteolibacter arcticus genomic region:
- a CDS encoding serine hydroxymethyltransferase, whose product MSQKSLRIALGADHGGVDLKDALVAHLQAAGHEVTDFGTHGPDSVDYADFANLVGRSVSDGTQDFGVLCCTSGVGVSIAANRHRHVRAANVRTVEETITTRQHNDANVLCLGGKTVDVATATAMTDAFLATGFEGGRHEARVCKSSGSRIAETDPEIYAAIVAEEKRQRNNIELIASENFASPAVMEAQGSVLTNKYAEGYPGKRWYGGCDNVDVVEQLAIDRAKQIFGAEHANVQPHSGSQANTAVYFSVLKPGDKILTMDLSHGGHLTHGHKANFSGKFYDVTHYGVSKDDERIDYDHLAELAREVTPALITCGASAYSRVIDFERMSQIAREVGAYLFVDMAHIAGLVAAGVHPNPVPHADFVTSTTHKSLRGPRGGIILCKEEFAKKIDAQVFPGIQGGPLMHVIAAKAVCFGEALKPDFKSYQEQVVKNSQALAARLTHHGLRIVSGGSDNHVMMVDLRPKGLNGSEASHALDEAGITVNKNTIPFDTGTPMKPSGIRIGTPAVTTRGMKEKDVEQVADFIAEALAAIGDEAKLHAIRDKVFAFNRAFPMPR is encoded by the coding sequence ATGAGCCAGAAGTCCCTGCGTATAGCCCTCGGCGCCGATCACGGCGGAGTTGACCTCAAGGATGCCCTCGTTGCCCACCTCCAGGCCGCCGGCCACGAGGTCACCGACTTCGGCACGCACGGTCCCGACTCGGTCGATTATGCGGACTTCGCCAATCTCGTCGGCCGCTCGGTTTCCGACGGCACCCAGGATTTCGGCGTGCTTTGCTGCACCTCTGGCGTCGGCGTTTCCATAGCCGCCAACCGCCACCGCCACGTCCGGGCCGCCAATGTCCGCACCGTCGAGGAAACGATCACCACCCGCCAGCACAACGACGCCAACGTCCTCTGCCTCGGCGGCAAGACCGTCGATGTCGCCACCGCCACGGCGATGACCGATGCCTTCCTCGCCACCGGCTTCGAAGGCGGCCGCCATGAGGCCCGCGTCTGCAAGTCCTCCGGGTCCCGCATCGCCGAGACCGACCCCGAGATCTACGCCGCCATCGTCGCCGAGGAAAAGCGCCAGCGGAACAACATCGAGCTGATCGCCTCGGAAAACTTCGCCTCGCCCGCCGTCATGGAAGCCCAAGGCTCCGTGCTGACGAACAAGTATGCCGAAGGATACCCCGGCAAGCGCTGGTATGGCGGCTGCGATAACGTCGATGTCGTCGAGCAACTTGCGATCGACCGCGCCAAGCAGATCTTCGGCGCAGAGCACGCGAACGTCCAACCGCACTCCGGCTCGCAGGCAAATACCGCCGTCTATTTCTCCGTGCTGAAGCCCGGCGACAAGATCCTCACCATGGACCTGTCGCACGGCGGCCACCTCACCCACGGCCACAAGGCGAACTTCTCCGGCAAGTTCTACGACGTGACCCACTACGGCGTGAGCAAGGATGACGAGCGGATCGACTACGATCACCTCGCCGAGCTCGCCCGCGAAGTAACGCCGGCGCTCATCACCTGCGGTGCCAGCGCCTACTCCCGCGTGATCGACTTCGAGCGCATGTCGCAGATCGCCCGCGAAGTCGGTGCCTACCTGTTCGTGGACATGGCCCACATCGCCGGCCTCGTCGCCGCTGGGGTCCACCCGAACCCGGTGCCGCACGCCGACTTCGTCACCTCCACCACCCACAAATCCCTTCGCGGCCCGCGCGGCGGCATCATCCTGTGCAAGGAAGAGTTCGCGAAGAAGATCGATGCTCAGGTCTTCCCCGGCATCCAGGGCGGCCCGCTGATGCACGTCATCGCCGCCAAGGCCGTCTGCTTCGGCGAAGCGCTCAAGCCCGACTTCAAGAGCTACCAGGAGCAAGTCGTGAAGAATTCGCAGGCCCTCGCCGCGCGCCTCACCCATCACGGCCTCCGCATCGTTTCCGGCGGCTCCGACAATCACGTCATGATGGTCGATCTCCGGCCGAAGGGTCTCAACGGATCGGAAGCTTCCCACGCCCTCGATGAAGCCGGCATCACGGTGAACAAGAACACCATCCCCTTCGACACCGGCACCCCGATGAAGCCGAGCGGCATCCGCATCGGCACCCCGGCCGTGACCACCCGCGGCATGAAGGAAAAGGACGTCGAGCAAGTCGCCGACTTCATCGC
- the rpe gene encoding ribulose-phosphate 3-epimerase, whose product MIPPTCRDRVIAPSLLAADFSRIREEVTRAIHSGADWLHLDVMDGHFVDNISFGPAVVQAVHETNDIYLDVHLMVSRPDHFLPRFVAAGSDMITVHVEAHHDVAATLRAIRDAGCKAGLALNPATPFDHVVPHLENIDLLLCMTVVPGFGGQSFMPEVLPKIEMAAKYRDERGLGYHIEVDGGIDALTAARCGKAGANVMVAGSSTFRAPDMSLAVKEIREA is encoded by the coding sequence GTGATTCCGCCGACCTGCCGCGACCGCGTCATTGCTCCCTCCCTGCTAGCTGCCGATTTTTCCCGCATCCGCGAGGAAGTGACCCGCGCCATCCATTCGGGGGCCGATTGGCTCCATCTGGACGTGATGGACGGCCACTTCGTGGACAATATTTCCTTCGGCCCGGCGGTGGTGCAGGCGGTCCACGAAACGAACGACATTTACCTCGATGTCCACCTGATGGTCTCCCGGCCGGATCATTTCCTGCCGCGCTTCGTGGCCGCCGGGTCGGATATGATCACGGTGCACGTCGAGGCGCACCACGATGTCGCCGCGACCCTCCGTGCGATTCGCGACGCCGGTTGCAAGGCCGGTCTGGCCCTGAACCCGGCGACCCCCTTTGACCACGTGGTGCCGCATTTGGAGAACATCGACCTGCTGCTGTGCATGACCGTGGTGCCGGGCTTCGGCGGGCAATCCTTCATGCCGGAAGTGCTGCCGAAGATCGAAATGGCGGCAAAATACCGGGACGAGCGCGGCCTCGGGTATCACATCGAGGTGGACGGCGGCATCGACGCCCTGACCGCCGCCCGCTGCGGGAAAGCCGGGGCAAACGTCATGGTCGCCGGTTCCTCCACCTTCCGCGCGCCCGATATGTCGCTGGCGGTGAAGGAAATCCGCGAAGCCTGA
- a CDS encoding peptidylprolyl isomerase: MPRVNGEPIDPTLIEDTFIRLKAEAEMASEVSCCERDGEFRERAEEEVIDGILLAQEAERRVPEPPADETRTAFEDTLREWRRHGASWDLLDAQRESLRAETISRLRMERFTGGLWKELPELGYEDLRNWYGENLTRFRTPAAANVLHLVRFPESPDPWDDYAAMLDFRRRALEGEDFATLATAHTQKKGGETDLGWIEQQRLLNPFEAMLFSLHEGEVSPVFHYEQAYHLVKVTEARAASVQPFEEVADSIREEVERERRLQVLKDLAAKLRATAVIEQD; this comes from the coding sequence ATGCCGCGCGTCAATGGCGAACCCATCGATCCCACGCTGATCGAGGACACTTTTATCCGCCTGAAGGCCGAGGCGGAAATGGCCAGCGAGGTTTCCTGCTGCGAGCGCGATGGCGAATTCCGCGAGCGGGCCGAAGAGGAAGTCATCGACGGCATTCTTCTTGCCCAGGAGGCGGAGCGCCGCGTGCCGGAGCCTCCGGCCGACGAGACCCGTACGGCCTTTGAGGATACCTTGCGCGAATGGCGTCGCCACGGTGCTTCGTGGGACTTGCTGGATGCCCAGCGCGAATCGCTGCGTGCCGAAACGATATCGAGGCTTCGGATGGAGCGCTTCACCGGCGGCCTGTGGAAAGAGCTGCCGGAGCTGGGCTACGAGGATCTTCGTAATTGGTACGGTGAGAACCTTACCCGCTTCCGCACGCCCGCCGCGGCGAATGTGCTTCACCTTGTCCGCTTCCCGGAAAGCCCGGACCCGTGGGACGATTACGCTGCCATGCTCGACTTCCGCCGCCGTGCGCTGGAGGGCGAGGATTTCGCGACGCTGGCGACGGCCCACACACAGAAGAAGGGGGGCGAGACCGATCTCGGGTGGATCGAGCAGCAGCGTCTGCTGAATCCCTTCGAGGCGATGTTGTTCTCCCTGCACGAGGGCGAAGTCAGCCCGGTCTTCCACTACGAACAGGCCTACCATCTCGTGAAGGTCACCGAGGCCCGGGCCGCCTCGGTGCAGCCTTTCGAGGAAGTCGCGGACAGCATCCGCGAGGAAGTGGAGCGCGAGCGCCGCCTGCAGGTGCTGAAGGACCTCGCCGCCAAACTCCGCGCCACGGCAGTGATCGAGCAGGATTGA
- the dgt gene encoding dGTP triphosphohydrolase, protein MPNRFYGAFDTERFSGKADAADFRTPFQIDRDRVLHTPAFRRLQNKTQVFWSGEYDFYRTRLTHSLEVAQIGRSICHWLISRGESLSEDFFIDPDLVEAACLSHDLGHPPFGHAGERTLNHLMAPYGGFEGNAQTLRLLTERIFSAKRTGMDPSRAFLDAVLKYKSLWSELKNADKLPEHHFLYDFQHAWLDWAMGGNDFPAELPPGKERDSFKSIECQVMDWADDTAYSLNDLADSVRAGFLRIERIEAWAEKNGAEVSDGTPLGELIASIRKRKVDPFVGSRIGKYIRATTLTTDTNFLSGASNRYRFRLLVDPALKAESKLFKKLAFEVVFLSPQLKQLEHKGNHLLHGLWDVLVKRYVTGKDIDGQTFQLLPEDAASEIEQADTEEKKARLVCDFLAGMSDGYAARMYKRLFTPDFGSIGDLIG, encoded by the coding sequence ATGCCCAACCGCTTCTACGGCGCCTTCGACACCGAGCGATTTTCCGGGAAAGCCGACGCCGCGGATTTCCGCACGCCGTTCCAGATTGATCGCGACCGGGTGCTGCACACGCCCGCCTTCCGGCGCCTGCAGAACAAGACGCAGGTCTTCTGGAGCGGGGAGTATGATTTCTACCGGACCCGGCTGACCCACTCGCTGGAAGTCGCCCAGATCGGCCGCTCGATCTGCCACTGGCTGATTTCGCGGGGCGAATCGCTTTCCGAGGATTTCTTCATCGACCCGGATCTGGTCGAGGCGGCGTGCCTGTCCCACGACCTCGGCCACCCGCCCTTCGGCCACGCCGGGGAGAGGACGCTGAACCATCTGATGGCTCCCTACGGTGGCTTCGAGGGGAATGCGCAGACGCTGCGGCTGCTCACCGAGCGGATCTTCTCCGCCAAGCGCACCGGCATGGATCCTAGCCGCGCCTTTCTCGATGCGGTGCTGAAATACAAGTCGCTGTGGAGCGAGCTGAAGAACGCCGACAAGCTGCCCGAGCACCACTTCCTTTACGACTTCCAGCACGCGTGGCTGGACTGGGCGATGGGCGGCAATGACTTCCCTGCCGAGCTGCCGCCGGGCAAGGAGCGCGATTCCTTCAAGTCGATCGAGTGCCAGGTCATGGACTGGGCGGACGACACGGCGTATTCGCTCAACGACCTCGCCGATAGCGTGCGCGCCGGCTTCCTGCGTATCGAGCGCATCGAGGCGTGGGCGGAGAAGAACGGGGCCGAGGTGAGCGATGGCACTCCACTGGGCGAACTCATCGCCTCGATCCGCAAGCGCAAGGTGGATCCCTTCGTCGGCTCGCGCATCGGTAAGTACATCCGCGCCACCACTCTCACCACTGACACCAACTTCCTCAGCGGTGCGAGCAATCGCTACCGCTTCCGGCTCCTTGTGGACCCCGCGTTAAAGGCGGAGTCGAAGCTATTCAAGAAGCTCGCCTTCGAGGTGGTGTTCCTGTCCCCGCAGCTCAAGCAGCTTGAGCACAAGGGCAATCACCTGCTCCACGGGCTGTGGGACGTTCTGGTGAAACGCTACGTCACCGGCAAGGACATCGACGGCCAGACCTTCCAGCTCCTCCCCGAGGACGCCGCCAGCGAGATCGAGCAGGCGGACACCGAGGAGAAGAAAG